GTAATCACCTCTATATTACCCCCTCTCTACCTGGAAGTGAGGTAGAAAATCTTCTAATAAGGGGTTAATATTCTACAAAAAGAGCCGTCTATTTTGACAGCTCCATAAATCCTTCCCCGAACACATCGCGTACATCATGGATGGTAATAAATGCATTCGTGTCGATCGCCTTAACGATCTTCTTCAGTTGACTGATCTCTTGCTTATTAATGACAATATACAAAATTTCCTGCGGCAGCTTCGTATAAAAGCCATGTCCGTGAAGCACAGTCACGCCCCGCTCCATCAGAACATTCACCTGCTCCGCGATCTGATTCTGCTCCTTGGATACGATCATCACCGCTTTTCTCGGATTCAAGCCTTCAATGATGAAATCCATCACCTTAGTACCGATAAACAGCATCACAATGGTGAACATCAGGCTCTGAACCCCAATAATGAACAAGGATGCAAACACGACGATCAAATCGAAGAATAGCAAAGCATAGCTTATATTCCAATCCAGATACTTATTCATGAGCCGGGCGAGAATCGTCGATCCTGCCGTCGTTCCGCCAACCTTAATAATGAGCCCGATGCCCACCCCGGCAAATACGCCGCCGAAGACAGCATTCAGCATCAAATCATGGGATGCGATGCTCCAGCCCTCTGTAAGATACAGGAAGAGAGAATTGAATACGACAGCGATAATTGTATATATGGTTGTCTGCTTATCCAGGAATTTGTACCCGACCACCAGTAGTATAGAATTAAATATGAAGTTAACAAGACCAGGAGACCATTGGAACAAGTAGTACAGAATGATGGTGACCCCGGTAACTCCCCCCTCGCCAAAATCATTAGGAATAACAAACAGATTCACATCCAATGCAAAAATTAAAGCGCCCAAGATGATCGTTAAAATATCGGTTATTCTCTTTTTCATAAAGTAAGCCCCTTCTTGTGAGTATGTATGGTGTTACCCCTCGCGCTATAATCATGTAGATCCGGCCTGCCCGTAATAAATTGGAAAGAGCGCACCGCGGCAAGGGTACGCTCTTCTTCTCAATATGGATTGTACTGCGCTCCGAATCATTTAGCCGATCAAGCCTGCTATTTCATTGTAGTGGAAATATTATGATTTGTTAAGCCATTTTCAGAAAATGAATAAATATACAAATGATAACGTCTTTTGCTGATTTTCACTGGGCATTTGGTTCATGAAAGCAGCAGCTATGTTGCTATAAATACCCCTTCTTATCGCAAAAAAAGAAGCCCGCCACTATCCAGTGGCAGACTATAATCCATATTCTAAGCTTATCTTCCTATAGAAGCAGGAAGCCCATGCCCCCAGTCATGTCTCCCGCCCCTGATAGCGGGATCATCTAACGGTTCAACAGGCTCCCCACATACCGCAGCAGCTCATTCGCGCATACAGGGCAATAGCCATGCTCATCAATCAAGCGCTTGCTGACCTCATTGATGCGTTTCAATTGACTCTCATCCGGGGTCTTGGTAGAGGTCGTTATCTTGACGATATCCTTCAGATCAGCGAACAGCTTCTTCTCGATCGCTTCCCGCAGCCGATCATGATGATTGTATTCGAATTTGCGGCCTTTACGGGAGTAAGCGGAGATGCGAATTAATATCTCTTCACGGAACGCCTTTTTGGCATTTTCAGAAATACCGATTTGCTCTTCAATGGAGCGCATCAGTCGCTCATCTGGATCAAGCTCCTCATCTGTAAGCGGGTCGCGCCGCTTGGTCCAGTTGCAGAACGACTCGATATTGTCGAGATAATTCTCGAACAGTGTCTTGGCCGACTCCTCGAAGGAATAGACGAACGCCTTCTGTACTTCCTTCTTCGCGATCTCGTCATACTCTTTGCGAGCAATGCTGATGAAGTTCAAGTATCTATCGCGTTCCTCCTTCGTAATCGAAGCATGCTGATCCAGTCCGTCCTTAATCGCCCGAAGAATATCAAGCGCACCCATGCATTGAATATCCTGCTTGATCAAGGCGCTGGATATCCGGTTAATAACATAACGCGGATCGACCCCGGACATCCCTTCCTCCAAATACTCATTCTGCAGTTCTTTTAA
The window above is part of the Paenibacillus lutimineralis genome. Proteins encoded here:
- a CDS encoding YitT family protein, translated to MKKRITDILTIILGALIFALDVNLFVIPNDFGEGGVTGVTIILYYLFQWSPGLVNFIFNSILLVVGYKFLDKQTTIYTIIAVVFNSLFLYLTEGWSIASHDLMLNAVFGGVFAGVGIGLIIKVGGTTAGSTILARLMNKYLDWNISYALLFFDLIVVFASLFIIGVQSLMFTIVMLFIGTKVMDFIIEGLNPRKAVMIVSKEQNQIAEQVNVLMERGVTVLHGHGFYTKLPQEILYIVINKQEISQLKKIVKAIDTNAFITIHDVRDVFGEGFMELSK